The Paramormyrops kingsleyae isolate MSU_618 unplaced genomic scaffold, PKINGS_0.4 ups110, whole genome shotgun sequence genomic interval ccgcgaatgtaacattttccttgggtttcacgtgtttgctgtttatGGGCCTATACGCCGCCTtcggccacttctgattggtgagcatgagtGGCATGTGAGAACCATGGTGCTTATGATTgctgagaatgactgtcacacagggagcatggcatgaatttgtaaaactattctcacagcagttttaaaacCTGGGTCCGATGTgttgtataatgtatatcctaaatcgtgatttttgcgacttgctaatcgcgttgtttcaaatcgcgatttcggtttgaaatcgataaatcgtgcaGCCTTACTGTAGATACATGGCCTGTAGCCCCTCGGCAAATGCACACTCTGCCCAAGAGTTTACAGTGAATGCGTTTGAAGTGGACACCTCCAAACCCTTCACTTTATTTACTTAGGTGATCGCCAGTGTTCTGAGGAATTTGTCCTGGCGCGCTGACGTCAACAGTAAGAAGACACTCCGTGAGGTTGGCAGTGTGAAGGCTCTCATGGAATGTGCGCTGGATGTTAAGAAGGTGAATCTCAAAAAATCAAATATCTTTGTGAATGTGTGCATCCTTAATATGGTTACACCCAGGTTTAATTTAGTCTTGTTTGCtctttaaagtttaattaaaatttggtTTTGTAGAGCTTGTAGAATTGATCGATTGGTTTTGATGTTTCTGTGTAGGAATGTCCTCTTAAAAAGGATGGAAAATTGAATAATCTTCTTCCTTTTCTCCTCAAGGAATCAACACTAAAGAGTGTTCTAAGTGCCCTTTGGAACTTGTCAGCACATTGCACTGAAAACAAAGCTGATATATGTGCTGTGGAGGGTGCTCTGGCCTTTTTAGTCAGCACACTAACATACCGAAGTCaaaccaacacccttgcaattaTTGAAAGTGGAGGAGGCATCTTGCGAAATGTGTCGAGTCTAATCGCTACAAATGAAGATCACAGGCATGTAGATTTATAAATGACACATTTTAATGTACAACCATAAGTGTAAGAAAGGTCACTGCCCAAGATATGTTATTGTTTACAATTAAATCAGTCAAAATGTTCTACTTGACAGTAAAATTTAATTGGACCatgttttagttattttttcCAAGTTTAATCCACTCCACTGCTCTAcacaataaatgaataaatagttTAGCGTTTTGTGTATTAGTGATAAACTGTGGGTTACTTTGAATTCCTTTCCTGCAAAAATCATagtatattttaattttcttcCCTGTATTTGTAGGCAAATTTTGAGAGAAAACAACTGTCTCCAGACTCTACTTCAGCATCTAAAGTCTCACAGCTTAACAATAGTCAGTAATGCATGTGGAACACTCTGGAACCTTTCTGCTCGAAATGCAAAGGACCAAGAAGGTCTGTGGGACATGGGAGCTGTCAGCATGTTGAAAAATCTCATTCACTCTAAGCACAAAATGATAGCTATGGGCAGTGCAGCGGCTTTGCGAAATCTCATGGCTAATAGACCAGCTAAATACAAGGATGCCAACATCATGTCTCCAGGATCCAACTTGCCATCCCTCCAGGCCAGAAAACAGAAAGCTTTAATTGAAGAACTGGATGCGCAGCACCTTTCAGAGACTTTCGATAATATCGATAACTTGAGTCCGAAAGCTCCTCAAAAGAACAAACCGAGACACAAGCAGAATGTTTACAGTGAGTTTGTTGTGGACTCTGCCCATCATAATGATAACTGTCGGTCGGAGAGTTTAAGTCCCAGCAGTATACGTCCTCATGGTCCTTATGTAAACACCCCAGCACTGCCTAATTCATCTAGAGAAAACAGAGATAGTTCAGACACTTCCAAAGGTGAGAAGGATCGGAGCCTTGATCGGGAACTGAAAGGAGCTGTACTTGGTGGATTTCACCCTTCAGATGAACCCTCCAAGAGAAAAGGAATGCAGACATCAACAGCCACACAAATTGCCAAGGTAATGGAAGAGGTGGAAAGCATGCATATAAGCCAAGGAGACAGGAGTGCTGGCAATACACCGGACCCTCAGTGTGCGCCGGATGAAATAAGTGCCATAAGGCATACACCTACCATGCTTGGTCATTTAAATGCATTCAACTTTGCCAAAGCTGAGCACTCAAGTCGTCCTTGCCCCATGCTAAAAATTGAGTATAGGGCATCCAATGACAGCTTGAACAGTGTTAGCAGTACTGATGGCTATGGCAGAAGGGGTCAGATGAAACCTTCCATTGAGTCTTATTCTGAAGATGAAGGGAAAAGCGGCATCTACGGGACATATCCTGCTGACCTTGCCCATAAGATTCACAGTGCCAATCATATGGAGGATGATAATGGGGACCTGGATACTACTATTAATTACAGCCTAAAATACTCAGATGAACAATTGAATTCTGGCCGACAGAGTCCAAGCCAGAATGAAAGGTGGGCAAGAGTTAAACATCATGGGGATGATGTGAAACGGGTAGATCAGAAACCAGTGCAGTCTCAAAGCCCAAGTTATCCAGTGTACACAGAGGCAAATGTCACCAGTGAGGAAACGCACGCAACGTATCCGTCGAGATTTGTGGCACCAGAGTGTTCTGCTGGATTCCGGTCAAGGAGTTCCAATTCTTCTGAACAAAGTAGTTCTAGCCTTGGAATGACTAAAAAGATCAGCCAGACTATGTGCCCTGTTGATGATTATGGTGACGACAAGCCAACCAACTTCAGTGAGCGGTACTCAGAAGAACAACAACAGGAGGAAGATCAGCCAACTAATTACAGCATGAAATATAATGAGGAGCATCATGTGGAACAACCAATTGATTACAgcttaaaatattcagaaaactGTTCCCAAAAAAACGTTTTTAGCCATCCAAAATCATCATCTCACAGTTTAACAAAGGACCATTTAAGCCCGGGAAACATGACCGCATCCATAAAGAATTCAAGCAGACAAAAGCAGCTTCTCCCACCTCAAACAAGGTCTGGGCCGAGTCAAGTTATCCAAAAGAATTCAACATGCAAGTCTCCTGCAATTAATCAAGAGACTCTGCAGACATACTGTGTTGAGGACACGCCAATCTGTTTTTCACGAGGCAGTTCTTTGTCATCTTTGTCATCCGAAGAAGATGAAATGGAAGGTCGTAAGCGACCCATGGCTGCTGTAACTAACTATCCTAATCTAGCTATTTCAGAAAAAGTGTCTTCCAGTATTTTAGTTGCAGAACAACATACTGCTGAAACCCAAAGCACTTCACAGTATAACCGAATGAAACCTCAGAGAAATCAAGGTGCTGGTGTTTCCATGTCCGATGGCTCAAGACATAAAGCAGTTGAGTTTTCATCTGGAGCTAAATCTCCATCCAAAAGTGGTGCTCAAACTCCTAAAAGTCCCCCAGAACATTATGTGCAAGAGACACCTCTTATGTTCAGCAGGTGTACTTCAGTGAGCTCCCTCGATAGCTTTGAGAGTCATTCTATAGCTAGCTCTGTGCAGAGTGAACCATGCAGTGGCATGGTTAGTGGAATTATCAGCCCAAGTGATCTTCCTGATAGTCCTGGGCAAACAATGCCTCCAAGTCGTTGTAAAACTCCACCTCCATCACATCCACCCCaaggaaaacacaaaatgaaagtaCCTCTAATGGAAAAGAGGGATTTGGCTCCAAGGCATGCGGCTGTGAATTCTGCTGTCCAGAAAGTTCAAGTACTTCCAGACAATGACACACTGCTGCATTTTGCCACAGAAAGTACTCCAGATGGATTCTCTTGTGCCTCAAGTCTGAGTGCCCTTAGCCTTGATGAACCTTTCATTCAGAAAGATGTTGAGCTTCAGATTATGCCCCCAGTTCATGAAGATGACCATGGAAATGATGGTGAGCCTGAAAAAGAtgacactatacaaacaatgGACTCAGATGTGGCCAAATTACAAAAGGAACCAGAAAAAGATTTATTAGATTattctgatgatgatgatattgAGATATTGGAAGCTTGCATAAATTCCGCAATGCCAACTAAGTCTTCGCGAAAACCAAAAAAGCAGTCTCCTACAAGCACTTCAAGAATACCTCCACCAGTAGCTCGTAAACCAAGCCAGCTTCCTGTTTATAAATTGCTTCCTCCACATAACCGGGGACAGCAACAGAAACATGTGAGCTTTACCCATGGAGAAGATATGCCTAGAATATACTGTGTTGAGGGAACCCCCATAAATTTTTCAACTGCAACATCTCTTAGTGATCTCACTATTGATTCCCCTCCTAATGAGCTAGCAAATACTGAGACACCTGTGCCTCCCATGGAATCTGCTTCTTTTCATAGGGAAGGCACTGGTTCAGAGGGGAAAAGTGCAGAGGCGGCTGGGCAGAGTCTGTCTACATCTGTATCTGTGGACGATGAGAAAAATGAAGGGGATGATATTCTAGCTGAATGTATCAGTTCTGCAATGCCAAAAAGTAAATCCCATAAGCCTTTTAGAATGAATAAAATTGATCAAGGGCATCCGTCAACATCTCCTGGATCTCTAGTCCAACAGGAAATGGAAAAGAATAAACCCACATCCCCGGTAAAGCCAATGCCACAAAGCAGTGAATATAGAGCAAGGATGATAAAACGCCCAGGAACAACAAGTGGTGTTGCCCTGGGAGCCTCaagcacagaaaaaaatgaaaccaaaaaaCAGGACCTTAAAGTAACCTCAACTGAGAAGCCTCCGCATGCTGATGAGCGAGTACGCACCGGTTTTTCTTTTGATTCACCACATCAGTATACCCCAATAGAGGGGACCCCATTTTGCTTCTCGCGCAATGATTCTTTAAGCTCATTAGATTTTGAGGAGGATGATCTTGATTTCTCAAAGGAGAAAGCTGAGctcaagaaagaaaaagagcaGAAAAAGCAACCTACTAAAGCTGCTAATGATGATACTGTTATACAAGCCACAAACAGAAAGCAGACTTTTCAGGTGGCTCCATCAAAATCTCTACAAAAGCAAGAAAGATTTCCACACACATCAAAAGAAATTACAGGACCAGTCTCAGATGAGAAGCAGAATTTTTCTATTGAAGACACTCCAgtatgtttttctagaaattCCTCTCTGAGTTCCTTGAGTGACATTGATcaagaaaacaacaacaacagggagtctcatgaaaaagaaaatacaactGTGGTAGAAACCTCTAGGCCT includes:
- the LOC140586972 gene encoding adenomatous polyposis coli protein-like isoform X1, which gives rise to MSELEKEEAEKDWYYTQLQNLTKRIDSLPLMENFSLQTDMTRRQLEYDARKIRAAMEEQLGTCQDMEKRAQSRITRIQQIEKDILRIRQHLHAQPTDSEVMMPNNDKPAPLDCDRPGQGAQASAEPTLAPPGCSQASDGRLDYEAASDMSCAGSYSVPRRLTSHLGTKVEMVYSLLSMLGTHDKDDMSRTLLAMSSSQDSCIAMRQSGCLPLLIQLLHGNDKDSVLLGNSRGSKEARARASAALHNIIHSQPDDKRGRREIRVLHLLEQIRAYCETCWEWQQVHERGVDQDQNPMPSPVEHQICPAVCVLMKLSFDEEHRHAMNELGALQAIGELLQVDCEIYGLTSDHYSVTLRRYAGMALTNLTFGDVANKATLCSMKGCMRAMVAQLKSDSEDLQQVIASVLRNLSWRADVNSKKTLREVGSVKALMECALDVKKESTLKSVLSALWNLSAHCTENKADICAVEGALAFLVSTLTYRSQTNTLAIIESGGGILRNVSSLIATNEDHRQILRENNCLQTLLQHLKSHSLTIVSNACGTLWNLSARNAKDQEGLWDMGAVSMLKNLIHSKHKMIAMGSAAALRNLMANRPAKYKDANIMSPGSNLPSLQARKQKALIEELDAQHLSETFDNIDNLSPKAPQKNKPRHKQNVYSEFVVDSAHHNDNCRSESLSPSSIRPHGPYVNTPALPNSSRENRDSSDTSKGEKDRSLDRELKGAVLGGFHPSDEPSKRKGMQTSTATQIAKVMEEVESMHISQGDRSAGNTPDPQCAPDEISAIRHTPTMLGHLNAFNFAKAEHSSRPCPMLKIEYRASNDSLNSVSSTDGYGRRGQMKPSIESYSEDEGKSGIYGTYPADLAHKIHSANHMEDDNGDLDTTINYSLKYSDEQLNSGRQSPSQNERWARVKHHGDDVKRVDQKPVQSQSPSYPVYTEANVTSEETHATYPSRFVAPECSAGFRSRSSNSSEQSSSSLGMTKKISQTMCPVDDYGDDKPTNFSERYSEEQQQEEDQPTNYSMKYNEEHHVEQPIDYSLKYSENCSQKNVFSHPKSSSHSLTKDHLSPGNMTASIKNSSRQKQLLPPQTRSGPSQVIQKNSTCKSPAINQETLQTYCVEDTPICFSRGSSLSSLSSEEDEMEGRKRPMAAVTNYPNLAISEKVSSSILVAEQHTAETQSTSQYNRMKPQRNQGAGVSMSDGSRHKAVEFSSGAKSPSKSGAQTPKSPPEHYVQETPLMFSRCTSVSSLDSFESHSIASSVQSEPCSGMVSGIISPSDLPDSPGQTMPPSRCKTPPPSHPPQGKHKMKVPLMEKRDLAPRHAAVNSAVQKVQVLPDNDTLLHFATESTPDGFSCASSLSALSLDEPFIQKDVELQIMPPVHEDDHGNDGEPEKDDTIQTMDSDVAKLQKEPEKDLLDYSDDDDIEILEACINSAMPTKSSRKPKKQSPTSTSRIPPPVARKPSQLPVYKLLPPHNRGQQQKHVSFTHGEDMPRIYCVEGTPINFSTATSLSDLTIDSPPNELANTETPVPPMESASFHREGTGSEGKSAEAAGQSLSTSVSVDDEKNEGDDILAECISSAMPKSKSHKPFRMNKIDQGHPSTSPGSLVQQEMEKNKPTSPVKPMPQSSEYRARMIKRPGTTSGVALGASSTEKNETKKQDLKVTSTEKPPHADERVRTGFSFDSPHQYTPIEGTPFCFSRNDSLSSLDFEEDDLDFSKEKAELKKEKEQKKQPTKAANDDTVIQATNRKQTFQVAPSKSLQKQERFPHTSKEITGPVSDEKQNFSIEDTPVCFSRNSSLSSLSDIDQENNNNRESHEKENTTVVETSRPPGSGYAPKAFHVEDTPVCFSRNSSLSSLSIDSEDDLLQECISSAMPKKKKQPLRNKSDEHGESDKTVDGILAEEPNLTLDSHSPVSEQALSPDSESFDWKAIQEGANSIVSSLHQAAASLSRQGSSDSDSILSLKSGISIGSPFHISMDLEEKNTTTTKGPRILKPGEKSLLETKKKEEQQTKSIKGGKKVYKSLITGKARTSLDCASTQQRQNASPMISRGRTMIHIPGVRSSSPSSSPVTKKTPPKGATSKASSQGQNSSSSLRNVKTPTKSDSSPVTRQTNCQGGPSKTPTQSASRDSIPSRPSQQPLSRSMQLPGRTSVSPGRNGISPSNKLSQLPSTMSPSTSSTKSPGSSRISYPSPGRHLGQQCSAKQSGLPRSASVIPRSESASKGLNQSGAAGPSKRAELSRMSSTKSSGSESDRSEKPVLVRQSTFIKEAPSPTLKRKLEESASFESLSPSSSQSQSHTPVSSPSLPDMSLTLPYQGSCWQKSPHGNSSENGDGRCLRRHDIARSHSESPSRLPINRSGTWKREHSKHSSSLPRVSTWKRTGSSSSILSASSESSEKTRSEDEKQTLSPPYKTLQNSDGNLALKGTLRKIKECKVDSGPKDKSLDEDSNSEGHQMVAAVSKSEDVWVRIEDCPINNPRSGKSPTGNVTHTNCVPGSLLAIDPDGNDTQSKQFTSSETTPAHTVSLERPGSQSAMAEAHETSTAERTPFGSSNSSKHSSPSGTVAARVTPFNYNPSPRKSSADGATHRPSQIPGPVNSGSKKRDSKGENAEPSGSYIVTSV
- the LOC140586972 gene encoding adenomatous polyposis coli protein-like isoform X2 produces the protein MVYSLLSMLGTHDKDDMSRTLLAMSSSQDSCIAMRQSGCLPLLIQLLHGNDKDSVLLGNSRGSKEARARASAALHNIIHSQPDDKRGRREIRVLHLLEQIRAYCETCWEWQQVHERGVDQDQNPMPSPVEHQICPAVCVLMKLSFDEEHRHAMNELGALQAIGELLQVDCEIYGLTSDHYSVTLRRYAGMALTNLTFGDVANKATLCSMKGCMRAMVAQLKSDSEDLQQVIASVLRNLSWRADVNSKKTLREVGSVKALMECALDVKKESTLKSVLSALWNLSAHCTENKADICAVEGALAFLVSTLTYRSQTNTLAIIESGGGILRNVSSLIATNEDHRQILRENNCLQTLLQHLKSHSLTIVSNACGTLWNLSARNAKDQEGLWDMGAVSMLKNLIHSKHKMIAMGSAAALRNLMANRPAKYKDANIMSPGSNLPSLQARKQKALIEELDAQHLSETFDNIDNLSPKAPQKNKPRHKQNVYSEFVVDSAHHNDNCRSESLSPSSIRPHGPYVNTPALPNSSRENRDSSDTSKGEKDRSLDRELKGAVLGGFHPSDEPSKRKGMQTSTATQIAKVMEEVESMHISQGDRSAGNTPDPQCAPDEISAIRHTPTMLGHLNAFNFAKAEHSSRPCPMLKIEYRASNDSLNSVSSTDGYGRRGQMKPSIESYSEDEGKSGIYGTYPADLAHKIHSANHMEDDNGDLDTTINYSLKYSDEQLNSGRQSPSQNERWARVKHHGDDVKRVDQKPVQSQSPSYPVYTEANVTSEETHATYPSRFVAPECSAGFRSRSSNSSEQSSSSLGMTKKISQTMCPVDDYGDDKPTNFSERYSEEQQQEEDQPTNYSMKYNEEHHVEQPIDYSLKYSENCSQKNVFSHPKSSSHSLTKDHLSPGNMTASIKNSSRQKQLLPPQTRSGPSQVIQKNSTCKSPAINQETLQTYCVEDTPICFSRGSSLSSLSSEEDEMEGRKRPMAAVTNYPNLAISEKVSSSILVAEQHTAETQSTSQYNRMKPQRNQGAGVSMSDGSRHKAVEFSSGAKSPSKSGAQTPKSPPEHYVQETPLMFSRCTSVSSLDSFESHSIASSVQSEPCSGMVSGIISPSDLPDSPGQTMPPSRCKTPPPSHPPQGKHKMKVPLMEKRDLAPRHAAVNSAVQKVQVLPDNDTLLHFATESTPDGFSCASSLSALSLDEPFIQKDVELQIMPPVHEDDHGNDGEPEKDDTIQTMDSDVAKLQKEPEKDLLDYSDDDDIEILEACINSAMPTKSSRKPKKQSPTSTSRIPPPVARKPSQLPVYKLLPPHNRGQQQKHVSFTHGEDMPRIYCVEGTPINFSTATSLSDLTIDSPPNELANTETPVPPMESASFHREGTGSEGKSAEAAGQSLSTSVSVDDEKNEGDDILAECISSAMPKSKSHKPFRMNKIDQGHPSTSPGSLVQQEMEKNKPTSPVKPMPQSSEYRARMIKRPGTTSGVALGASSTEKNETKKQDLKVTSTEKPPHADERVRTGFSFDSPHQYTPIEGTPFCFSRNDSLSSLDFEEDDLDFSKEKAELKKEKEQKKQPTKAANDDTVIQATNRKQTFQVAPSKSLQKQERFPHTSKEITGPVSDEKQNFSIEDTPVCFSRNSSLSSLSDIDQENNNNRESHEKENTTVVETSRPPGSGYAPKAFHVEDTPVCFSRNSSLSSLSIDSEDDLLQECISSAMPKKKKQPLRNKSDEHGESDKTVDGILAEEPNLTLDSHSPVSEQALSPDSESFDWKAIQEGANSIVSSLHQAAASLSRQGSSDSDSILSLKSGISIGSPFHISMDLEEKNTTTTKGPRILKPGEKSLLETKKKEEQQTKSIKGGKKVYKSLITGKARTSLDCASTQQRQNASPMISRGRTMIHIPGVRSSSPSSSPVTKKTPPKGATSKASSQGQNSSSSLRNVKTPTKSDSSPVTRQTNCQGGPSKTPTQSASRDSIPSRPSQQPLSRSMQLPGRTSVSPGRNGISPSNKLSQLPSTMSPSTSSTKSPGSSRISYPSPGRHLGQQCSAKQSGLPRSASVIPRSESASKGLNQSGAAGPSKRAELSRMSSTKSSGSESDRSEKPVLVRQSTFIKEAPSPTLKRKLEESASFESLSPSSSQSQSHTPVSSPSLPDMSLTLPYQGSCWQKSPHGNSSENGDGRCLRRHDIARSHSESPSRLPINRSGTWKREHSKHSSSLPRVSTWKRTGSSSSILSASSESSEKTRSEDEKQTLSPPYKTLQNSDGNLALKGTLRKIKECKVDSGPKDKSLDEDSNSEGHQMVAAVSKSEDVWVRIEDCPINNPRSGKSPTGNVTHTNCVPGSLLAIDPDGNDTQSKQFTSSETTPAHTVSLERPGSQSAMAEAHETSTAERTPFGSSNSSKHSSPSGTVAARVTPFNYNPSPRKSSADGATHRPSQIPGPVNSGSKKRDSKGENAEPSGSYIVTSV